One part of the Microlunatus elymi genome encodes these proteins:
- a CDS encoding carbohydrate ABC transporter permease translates to MATHEVAAPARARRRRTVRQDMRREWSAYAFLSPGLILFTIFTLAALAFSFYLSFHSWSIIESYKPFVGMQNYKDALSDPDLGQAVINTGYFTIGSIPLTMAAGLIIALMLNQQIWGRAIFRAIFYLPVITPMVVSSIVWKFIYNGDYGILNYYLQNIGLVHHPISWLSDPNLAMPAVIIMSVWQNLGFAMVIYLAGLQSIPQSYYEAARVDGANSVQQLLRITIPLLAPTTLFLVVTSVIGSFQVFTQIYIMTNGGPVGRTNTIMYFIYQNAFQFFKMGYASALSVLLMLMLGVFTILQLRIYRPGSGGDL, encoded by the coding sequence ATGGCAACCCATGAGGTCGCGGCGCCGGCCAGGGCTCGGCGCCGACGGACGGTCAGGCAAGACATGCGACGCGAGTGGAGCGCGTACGCGTTCCTGTCGCCGGGGCTGATCCTGTTCACCATCTTCACCCTGGCCGCTCTGGCCTTCTCCTTCTACCTGAGTTTCCACTCGTGGTCGATCATCGAGTCCTACAAGCCGTTCGTCGGGATGCAGAACTACAAGGACGCGCTGAGCGATCCCGACCTCGGTCAAGCGGTGATCAACACCGGCTACTTCACCATCGGGTCCATCCCGCTGACGATGGCCGCGGGGTTGATCATCGCCTTGATGCTGAACCAGCAGATCTGGGGAAGGGCGATCTTTCGTGCGATCTTCTATCTGCCCGTCATCACCCCGATGGTGGTCTCCTCGATCGTCTGGAAATTCATCTACAACGGCGATTACGGCATCCTCAACTACTACTTGCAAAACATCGGTTTGGTGCACCACCCCATCAGCTGGCTCTCGGATCCGAATCTGGCCATGCCGGCGGTCATCATCATGTCCGTATGGCAGAACCTTGGATTCGCCATGGTCATCTACCTCGCGGGCCTGCAGTCGATCCCGCAAAGCTACTACGAAGCAGCCCGGGTCGACGGGGCCAACAGCGTCCAACAACTTCTCCGGATCACCATCCCGCTGCTGGCACCGACCACACTGTTCCTGGTGGTGACGTCGGTCATCGGCTCGTTCCAGGTGTTCACGCAGATCTACATCATGACCAACGGCGGCCCGGTCGGACGGACGAACACCATCATGTACTTCATCTACCAGAACGCGTTCCAGTTCTTCAAGATGGGATACGCGTCCGCGTTGTCCGTGCTTCTGATGCTGATGCTCGGTGTCTTCACGATCCTGCAGTTGCGGATCTACCGGCCAGGGTCAGGAGGTGATCTGTGA
- a CDS encoding carbohydrate ABC transporter permease has translation MASTGQMLSRAAASPHSASRAAHRRKPVSALGVVLLIIRYVILIAGAIVCLAPFAWMVSASFQHEGDIFSWPIHWIPKNPTIQNYTSFFGSGGHIGTWLFNSTLVAVVTTVLQLFLDSLMAYAFAKRRFPGRSWLFGLFLATLLVPGQMTTIPNYLILKHIPFFGGNNALGSGGHGWLDSYAGLIVPAVVSAFGIFLIRQFMVSIPDELLDAARVEGASEFRIFWSIVLPLCKPVLAANAIFTFGFFWNDFYWPLIVMSSPQHYTLSLGLALFVGAHQTAWTLLMAGSVIATIPVLIVFLIFQRYFVSGISMTGMK, from the coding sequence ATGGCATCGACCGGACAGATGCTCAGTCGAGCGGCGGCGTCGCCACACTCAGCATCGCGCGCGGCTCATCGACGCAAACCGGTTTCGGCCCTTGGTGTCGTCCTGCTGATCATCAGGTACGTGATCTTGATCGCCGGCGCGATCGTCTGCCTGGCGCCGTTCGCATGGATGGTGAGTGCGTCATTCCAACACGAGGGAGACATCTTCAGCTGGCCGATCCACTGGATCCCGAAGAATCCGACCATCCAGAACTACACGTCGTTCTTCGGTTCGGGCGGCCATATCGGGACCTGGCTGTTCAACAGCACACTCGTCGCGGTCGTCACGACGGTGCTGCAGCTGTTTCTCGACTCGCTGATGGCCTACGCCTTCGCGAAGCGGCGCTTCCCGGGTCGGTCCTGGCTGTTCGGACTGTTTCTGGCCACCCTGTTGGTCCCCGGTCAGATGACGACGATCCCCAACTACCTGATCTTGAAGCACATCCCGTTCTTCGGCGGCAACAATGCGTTGGGATCAGGTGGGCACGGCTGGCTCGACTCATATGCCGGCCTGATCGTCCCGGCCGTGGTGAGCGCGTTTGGCATCTTCCTGATTCGCCAGTTCATGGTGAGCATTCCCGACGAGCTGCTGGACGCGGCCCGCGTCGAAGGGGCCTCGGAGTTTCGAATCTTCTGGTCGATCGTCCTCCCGCTGTGCAAGCCGGTGCTGGCAGCGAACGCGATCTTCACCTTCGGATTCTTCTGGAACGACTTCTACTGGCCGTTGATCGTCATGAGCAGCCCACAGCATTACACGCTGTCCTTGGGGCTGGCTCTGTTCGTCGGCGCGCACCAGACGGCTTGGACACTGCTGATGGCTGGGTCTGTGATCGCTACGATCCCGGTACTGATCGTCTTCCTGATCTTCCAGCGCTACTTCGTCAGCGGCATTTCCATGACTGGCATGAAATAG
- a CDS encoding LacI family DNA-binding transcriptional regulator: MALTSNPRTRATIKQVAEHAGVSETTVSHVLSGNRPVAESTQERVRRAVREVGYRPSSIARSLRISRSMTVSLIIPDLTNPFYTVLARGLADELDAQGYRLTICNTDGARDREQDFIDDALDRHVDGIAMTSYHLATSEVQRVIDLGVPIVCMGESIDHPSVDRVITDGEQGAWEATRHLLERGSQRIAMIAGAKDLNNDRISGYRSALRSVGRRVSRKLVAYGEWTRDGGRQAMHSLIKIDPKIDAVFCGNDLMAIGAMDALTEIGRSIPDDVALVGFDDIDAASLVRPALTTIANPAYDSGRAAGKQLLQRMLGERTGPRTITTLPCNLRIRESA, encoded by the coding sequence ATGGCACTGACCTCCAACCCCCGCACGCGTGCCACGATCAAGCAGGTCGCCGAACACGCCGGGGTCAGCGAAACGACCGTTTCGCATGTGCTCTCCGGGAACCGTCCGGTCGCCGAGTCCACCCAGGAACGTGTGCGTCGAGCAGTCCGGGAGGTCGGCTATCGGCCCAGCAGCATTGCGCGGAGCCTGCGGATCAGCCGATCGATGACGGTTTCCTTGATCATCCCGGATCTGACCAACCCGTTCTACACGGTTCTCGCGCGGGGGCTGGCCGACGAACTGGATGCCCAGGGCTATCGGCTGACGATCTGCAACACCGACGGTGCTCGCGATCGTGAGCAGGATTTCATCGACGACGCACTCGACCGCCACGTCGACGGCATTGCGATGACGTCGTACCACCTGGCTACCTCGGAGGTGCAACGGGTGATCGATCTCGGGGTACCGATCGTCTGCATGGGCGAAAGCATCGATCACCCCAGCGTCGATCGGGTCATCACCGACGGCGAACAGGGCGCCTGGGAGGCAACCCGCCATCTGTTGGAACGCGGATCACAGCGGATCGCCATGATCGCCGGCGCAAAGGATCTCAACAACGATCGAATCAGTGGCTATCGCAGCGCTCTGCGATCGGTTGGGCGGCGCGTGTCCCGCAAACTCGTCGCTTACGGCGAATGGACCAGAGATGGAGGCCGCCAGGCCATGCACTCGTTGATCAAGATCGATCCGAAGATCGACGCCGTGTTCTGCGGCAACGACTTGATGGCCATCGGCGCGATGGATGCACTGACCGAGATCGGCCGGTCCATCCCCGACGACGTCGCACTGGTCGGATTCGACGACATCGACGCCGCCTCGCTGGTGCGTCCCGCACTGACGACAATCGCCAACCCCGCCTACGACTCCGGCCGGGCAGCGGGAAAGCAGCTGCTGCAGCGCATGCTGGGAGAGCGAACCGGACCCCGAACAATCACCACACTGCCCTGCAACCTCAGAATCCGGGAGTCGGCATGA
- a CDS encoding SDR family NAD(P)-dependent oxidoreductase: MRLDDRVCLVTGAAAGIGEAIATRLATEGATVGLADRDLDKATLVADRIGGSAWRADVSQSADVAQFVGEAAERFGRIDAIVNNAGIAVGGTVADTTEDDWQRVLSTNLTGVWRGMKYALPHLIQSKGCIVNLSSVQALVGMPGWAAYAATKGAIIALTQQAAVEYGADGVRVNCLAPGTIMTPMNEQIFAHASDPDALIASWNASHALGRFGRPSEVAAAAAYLISDDASFVTGSCLRVDGGLSILGPTGRAD; this comes from the coding sequence ATGAGACTGGACGACCGAGTGTGCCTGGTCACCGGTGCCGCTGCCGGCATCGGTGAGGCGATCGCCACCCGACTGGCAACAGAGGGCGCCACGGTCGGGTTGGCCGACCGCGATCTGGACAAGGCGACCCTTGTCGCGGATCGAATTGGTGGGTCCGCATGGCGGGCCGACGTTTCCCAAAGCGCCGACGTGGCGCAATTCGTCGGTGAGGCCGCAGAAAGATTCGGTCGCATCGACGCCATCGTGAACAACGCCGGCATCGCCGTCGGCGGAACCGTCGCCGACACCACCGAGGACGACTGGCAACGGGTACTCAGCACGAACCTGACCGGCGTCTGGCGCGGAATGAAGTACGCCCTGCCGCATCTGATCCAGAGCAAGGGCTGCATTGTCAATCTGTCCAGCGTGCAGGCGCTGGTCGGAATGCCCGGATGGGCCGCATATGCGGCCACCAAAGGCGCCATCATCGCGCTAACGCAGCAGGCAGCCGTGGAATACGGCGCCGACGGCGTCCGGGTGAACTGCCTGGCCCCGGGAACGATCATGACACCGATGAACGAGCAGATCTTCGCCCACGCATCCGACCCCGACGCACTGATCGCGAGTTGGAACGCTTCCCACGCACTCGGCCGGTTCGGCCGACCGAGCGAGGTCGCCGCCGCAGCCGCATATCTGATCAGTGACGACGCCTCATTCGTCACCGGCAGCTGCCTGCGGGTGGATGGTGGCCTGAGCATCCTGGGACCCACCGGGCGGGCCGACTGA
- a CDS encoding CaiB/BaiF CoA transferase family protein — MAEHPAALDGIRVLDFSQMMLGPFATQVLADLGADVIKIERPHKGEWERGLTFAGQLFDGDSAAFLAMNRNKRSVAVDLKAPGARDALLRLGQTCDVVVENFRPGVMDRLGLGYDDFRAVRRDIIYCSGSGWGQRTKYAAMNRPGQDLLIQAATGLAFNTGTADDPPTAAGTSICDATAALTLSNGILAALFARERHGIGQRVEVDLYHATMAILCQELSAMTNLGLDFERSEAGVAQPWLSAPFGIYPTVDGWIAIAMGDLAAVARVFDDQVLADLDPWDDRDAIKRRIEHRSKERGSDEWLTALLDAGLWAAPVRTMKEAMDELVADDSELVVEIDDVDGRTLRLVGCPITLSETPWTQRRRPPAVGEHTHEVLAAVLDDTELDELRRAGAL, encoded by the coding sequence ATGGCCGAACATCCAGCGGCGCTCGACGGCATCCGCGTGCTCGACTTCAGCCAGATGATGCTCGGTCCCTTCGCCACCCAGGTGTTGGCCGACCTGGGAGCCGACGTGATCAAGATCGAACGACCGCACAAGGGCGAGTGGGAACGCGGACTCACCTTTGCAGGCCAGTTGTTCGACGGCGACTCCGCAGCCTTCCTGGCGATGAACCGAAACAAGCGTTCGGTGGCGGTCGACCTCAAGGCACCAGGAGCTCGTGACGCCCTCCTGCGACTGGGGCAGACGTGCGACGTCGTGGTGGAGAACTTCAGGCCGGGCGTGATGGACCGCCTCGGCCTCGGTTACGACGACTTCCGCGCCGTACGTCGCGACATCATCTACTGCTCCGGCTCCGGCTGGGGACAACGCACCAAGTACGCCGCAATGAATCGCCCCGGTCAGGATCTGCTGATCCAGGCAGCCACCGGGCTCGCCTTCAACACCGGGACCGCTGATGATCCACCTACCGCAGCCGGAACCTCGATCTGCGACGCGACCGCCGCCCTCACACTGTCCAACGGGATCCTGGCCGCGCTCTTCGCCAGGGAACGGCACGGTATCGGCCAACGAGTCGAAGTCGATCTCTACCACGCCACCATGGCCATCCTTTGCCAGGAGCTGTCGGCGATGACGAACCTGGGCCTCGATTTCGAACGGTCCGAGGCCGGCGTTGCACAGCCGTGGCTGTCGGCACCGTTCGGCATCTACCCGACGGTGGACGGCTGGATCGCGATCGCGATGGGCGACCTGGCCGCCGTCGCCCGGGTGTTTGACGATCAAGTACTCGCCGATCTGGACCCTTGGGACGATCGCGACGCGATCAAACGGCGGATCGAACACCGCAGCAAGGAACGCGGCAGCGACGAATGGCTGACAGCCCTGCTGGACGCCGGTCTATGGGCAGCTCCGGTGCGCACGATGAAGGAAGCGATGGACGAGCTGGTCGCCGACGACTCGGAACTGGTCGTCGAGATCGATGATGTCGACGGCAGGACCCTGCGCTTGGTCGGGTGCCCGATCACCCTGTCCGAGACCCCCTGGACACAACGCCGCAGGCCACCTGCGGTCGGCGAGCACACCCATGAAGTCCTCGCCGCGGTACTGGACGACACCGAACTGGACGAGCTCCGGCGAGCGGGAGCGCTATGA
- a CDS encoding enoyl-CoA hydratase/isomerase family protein — protein MRRLHEHLIEDRRDEVAILRIEREEALGALSRSLVESIGSYFEALRDDPAVRVLLLTGTGKGFIAGADIGEYHAVSSDEFDSYQRLSRRVFSTLESLPQITIAAVNGYALGGGFEVALCCDLVVAAERARFGLPEIKLGLLPGGGGTQRLARAAGIRFATEAVLTGRFIDADELRASGVVSRVHPAGELMDRAIELAEEIAGRPPMAVAEAKHVLRTGLEGGLEDGLTIEQQALSRLFGTADAAEGINAFLNKREPRFVGR, from the coding sequence ATGAGGCGGTTGCATGAGCATCTGATCGAGGATCGCCGAGACGAAGTCGCGATCCTGCGGATCGAGCGCGAGGAGGCCCTCGGCGCGTTGTCACGCAGTCTCGTCGAGTCGATCGGCAGCTACTTCGAGGCGCTGCGCGATGATCCCGCGGTACGGGTGTTGCTGCTCACCGGCACGGGGAAAGGGTTCATCGCCGGCGCAGACATCGGGGAGTATCACGCCGTCAGTTCCGACGAATTCGACTCCTATCAGCGACTCAGTAGGCGAGTGTTCAGCACGCTGGAGTCGCTGCCGCAGATCACCATCGCCGCGGTCAACGGGTACGCACTGGGCGGCGGGTTCGAGGTGGCGTTGTGCTGCGACCTCGTGGTCGCCGCTGAACGGGCGCGCTTCGGCCTGCCGGAGATCAAGCTCGGCCTGCTACCCGGAGGCGGCGGCACCCAGAGGCTCGCCCGCGCCGCTGGGATTCGGTTCGCCACCGAGGCGGTGCTGACCGGCCGATTCATCGACGCCGACGAACTCCGCGCGAGCGGCGTGGTGTCCAGGGTTCATCCCGCCGGTGAGCTGATGGACCGCGCGATCGAGTTGGCCGAGGAGATCGCCGGTCGGCCACCGATGGCCGTCGCCGAGGCCAAACACGTGCTGCGCACTGGATTGGAAGGCGGCCTCGAGGACGGGCTGACGATCGAACAACAGGCGCTGTCGCGCCTGTTCGGCACGGCCGATGCCGCGGAAGGAATCAACGCCTTCCTCAACAAGCGTGAACCACGATTCGTGGGGAGATGA
- a CDS encoding SMP-30/gluconolactonase/LRE family protein, whose translation MITEPRLAHPEGVAIDRDGNVWCGGETGQIYRIAPDGCRRELVASTGGFCLGLAFGPSGDLFVCDLAHAAVYRLDPRSGSVMPFASGVPGHTLRIPNYPAFDAAGRLYVSDSWAMRQPGPGILRFDPDGDGELWHAGPFDFANGLALSADGSWIYVAETFGQRVSAIEIRPDGSAGGRRVLAELPGDYPDGLAVAADGSVFVGCYQPSRILRIDPSGTVTVVAEDVSAHILAHPTNIAFAKESLIAANHGRWHLTEIDVGVRGVPLPPT comes from the coding sequence ATGATCACCGAACCACGCCTGGCACATCCCGAAGGCGTGGCGATCGATCGCGACGGCAACGTCTGGTGCGGTGGAGAGACCGGCCAGATCTACCGCATCGCGCCGGACGGCTGTCGGCGCGAGCTGGTAGCCAGCACCGGAGGGTTCTGCCTCGGTCTCGCCTTCGGGCCGAGCGGTGACCTGTTCGTCTGCGACCTGGCCCACGCCGCGGTCTATCGGCTGGACCCACGCTCCGGATCGGTTATGCCCTTCGCCAGCGGCGTCCCGGGACACACCCTCCGCATTCCGAACTATCCCGCCTTCGATGCCGCCGGCAGGCTCTACGTGTCGGACAGCTGGGCAATGCGCCAGCCAGGGCCTGGCATCCTGCGCTTCGACCCAGACGGTGACGGTGAGCTCTGGCACGCCGGCCCGTTCGACTTCGCGAACGGACTGGCCCTGAGTGCGGACGGCTCGTGGATTTATGTGGCAGAGACCTTCGGCCAGCGTGTGTCGGCCATTGAGATCCGTCCCGACGGCTCGGCAGGAGGCCGCAGGGTACTGGCCGAGCTGCCTGGGGACTACCCAGACGGCCTGGCCGTCGCAGCCGACGGCTCGGTCTTCGTCGGTTGCTACCAGCCCAGCAGGATTCTGCGCATCGACCCGTCGGGCACCGTGACCGTCGTCGCCGAGGACGTCAGCGCGCACATCCTGGCCCATCCGACAAACATCGCCTTCGCCAAAGAGAGCCTGATCGCCGCCAATCACGGCCGATGGCACCTGACCGAGATCGACGTCGGCGTCCGTGGGGTCCCGCTTCCGCCAACCTGA
- a CDS encoding NAD(P)-dependent oxidoreductase, whose amino-acid sequence MSKPAVVIDPHFRSMGEIFSTADRQRLTEVVDVVWGRDEPMPVELAREALADARAVVCSGWRYGPVPTNVRAILDVSGAFPADLDYRACFTQGTRVLSAAPAFGPQVAEMALALALAVSRQVVDGDSALRAGTEKWLHAGNTGTFQLFDQPVGLIGYGSIARNLRELLRPFGCPISVYDPWLADGYLRSQGVSPVALPELLSSSRVIFVLASPTMENGALLSREMLEQIDSNSVLILISRAHVVDFDALTELLMARRFRAGIDVFPAEPLPADHPIRSAPGTVLSAHRAGSIQEALWEIGRMVVDDLEAVALDLPPQRLQQAQPELINRLVRYR is encoded by the coding sequence ATGAGCAAGCCTGCTGTCGTCATCGATCCGCACTTTCGCAGCATGGGCGAGATCTTTTCGACTGCTGATCGGCAGCGGCTCACCGAAGTCGTCGACGTGGTGTGGGGCAGGGACGAGCCGATGCCCGTCGAGCTCGCGCGCGAAGCGCTGGCCGATGCTCGCGCAGTGGTGTGTTCGGGTTGGCGATACGGCCCGGTGCCGACCAACGTGCGCGCCATACTCGACGTCTCGGGCGCGTTTCCGGCCGATCTCGACTACCGAGCCTGTTTCACCCAGGGCACTCGCGTGCTCTCGGCAGCCCCTGCCTTCGGTCCACAGGTCGCCGAAATGGCGTTGGCGCTCGCCCTCGCCGTGAGCCGCCAGGTCGTCGACGGCGATTCAGCCCTGAGGGCGGGGACCGAGAAATGGCTGCATGCCGGCAACACGGGCACGTTTCAGCTCTTCGATCAGCCGGTCGGCCTGATCGGGTACGGCAGCATCGCCCGCAACCTGCGTGAACTCTTGAGGCCGTTCGGATGCCCGATCTCGGTCTATGACCCGTGGCTGGCCGATGGTTACCTGCGCAGCCAGGGAGTCTCTCCGGTCGCGTTGCCCGAGCTGCTGAGCAGTTCTCGGGTGATCTTCGTCCTGGCGTCGCCGACGATGGAAAACGGCGCACTGCTGTCTCGCGAGATGCTCGAGCAGATCGACAGCAACTCGGTGCTGATCCTGATCAGTCGGGCGCACGTGGTGGACTTCGACGCGCTGACCGAACTGTTGATGGCGCGTCGATTCCGGGCCGGAATCGACGTCTTTCCCGCCGAGCCGCTCCCGGCCGATCATCCGATACGGTCCGCGCCGGGCACGGTGCTGTCCGCGCACCGGGCCGGGTCGATCCAGGAAGCGCTATGGGAGATCGGCCGGATGGTCGTAGACGACCTGGAAGCCGTCGCTTTGGACCTTCCTCCGCAACGGCTCCAGCAGGCACAGCCCGAATTGATCAATCGGCTGGTCCGATACCGGTGA
- a CDS encoding endo-1,4-beta-xylanase has protein sequence MWQDAWHRGIVYGGSISTWMYADDDAYAALFRQEVAMLWPEDDFLWYHLRPSPTSSLDFTYPDMIVEFAEANRQLIIGAPGLVWDEGFGDGWSDDDLWGMSQERASKVLFSTVRAMVRRYRGRVAGWIVCNEVTDPEGNHGLRTDVPWYNTIGPGYVSEAFYQSHEQDPRALLILNEFGLDTVNQYGDEPVPRQRALLEVIDSLLGADVPLHALGIEAHLLATDFAERFHRREFRGFLREVADRGLKILITEMDVIDDGLPAAVGPRDRGVADVYRRYLDTVLEEEAVISVIQYGLSDRWTEENEDNPRPDGADRRPCPYDTDLKPKPAYRAISGALSRAPRRRPYWMPPRARLPHHGQR, from the coding sequence TTGTGGCAGGACGCGTGGCACCGCGGCATCGTCTACGGCGGATCGATCTCCACCTGGATGTACGCAGACGACGATGCGTACGCAGCTCTGTTCCGCCAGGAAGTGGCGATGTTGTGGCCCGAGGACGACTTCCTCTGGTATCACCTTCGGCCGTCACCGACCTCGAGCCTGGACTTCACCTACCCGGACATGATCGTTGAGTTCGCCGAGGCCAATCGGCAGCTGATCATCGGCGCGCCCGGACTTGTCTGGGACGAGGGGTTCGGCGACGGCTGGAGCGACGACGATCTTTGGGGGATGTCTCAAGAACGGGCCAGCAAGGTGTTGTTTTCCACCGTGCGGGCCATGGTACGACGCTACCGCGGACGGGTCGCCGGATGGATCGTTTGTAACGAGGTCACCGATCCGGAGGGCAACCACGGCTTGCGAACCGACGTTCCTTGGTACAACACCATCGGGCCGGGCTACGTGTCCGAGGCGTTCTACCAGTCGCACGAGCAGGACCCGCGGGCGTTGTTGATCTTGAACGAGTTCGGCCTGGACACGGTCAATCAGTACGGCGACGAGCCGGTTCCGCGCCAGCGTGCGTTGCTGGAGGTGATCGATTCGTTGCTGGGTGCCGATGTGCCCCTTCACGCGCTCGGAATCGAGGCGCATCTGCTGGCAACAGATTTCGCTGAACGCTTCCACCGTCGCGAATTCCGGGGGTTCCTGCGTGAGGTCGCCGATCGCGGTCTGAAGATCCTCATCACGGAGATGGACGTGATCGACGACGGCCTGCCGGCCGCTGTTGGTCCACGCGATCGCGGGGTCGCTGACGTGTATCGCCGCTATCTCGACACCGTGTTGGAGGAGGAGGCCGTGATTTCCGTCATCCAGTACGGACTGTCGGACCGTTGGACCGAGGAGAACGAGGACAATCCCCGGCCGGACGGTGCCGACCGCCGACCCTGCCCGTACGACACGGACCTGAAGCCGAAGCCGGCCTATCGCGCGATATCCGGCGCACTCAGCCGGGCGCCCCGACGCCGCCCGTACTGGATGCCGCCACGTGCACGGCTACCGCACCACGGCCAACGTTGA
- a CDS encoding PIG-L deacetylase family protein, whose product MLLNEITRVLVVVAHCDDAEWTFGGTVARLADAGAAIDYLIVTDGASGGVDLSVTDGELAATRAEEQRAAAKVLGVRNVTFLDYHNDELQVSVDLKRDIVREIRRTRPDLILTWTPYRNPDASIDWAHGDHLAVGEATLQAAYPEALMPRIHPELTSEGLAAHAVREIWYPAMADADCYIDVSDVVETKMDAIWCHQSQNGEANGDRSWLFDQRVAPPMHDAGRYLAAAYAERFRRVVVGA is encoded by the coding sequence ATGCTGCTGAACGAGATCACACGCGTCCTGGTTGTCGTGGCACACTGCGACGATGCCGAGTGGACGTTCGGTGGCACCGTAGCCCGTCTCGCCGACGCCGGGGCCGCGATCGACTACCTGATCGTCACGGACGGTGCCAGTGGAGGAGTCGACCTGTCGGTCACCGACGGGGAACTCGCCGCGACCCGCGCCGAGGAACAGCGTGCCGCCGCCAAGGTGCTGGGCGTCCGTAACGTCACGTTCCTGGACTACCACAACGACGAACTCCAGGTCAGTGTCGACCTCAAGCGCGACATCGTCCGGGAGATCAGGCGCACCAGACCGGATCTGATCCTGACCTGGACTCCCTACCGCAATCCAGACGCGTCGATCGACTGGGCCCACGGTGATCATCTGGCGGTGGGAGAGGCAACCCTTCAGGCCGCCTATCCTGAGGCGCTGATGCCTCGGATCCATCCGGAACTAACGTCCGAGGGTTTGGCGGCCCATGCCGTGCGCGAGATTTGGTATCCGGCGATGGCGGACGCCGACTGCTACATCGACGTCAGCGATGTCGTGGAGACGAAGATGGATGCGATTTGGTGCCACCAGAGCCAGAACGGCGAGGCCAACGGCGACCGATCCTGGCTCTTTGATCAGCGGGTCGCACCGCCGATGCACGACGCCGGTCGCTACCTCGCAGCCGCCTACGCCGAGAGGTTCCGTCGCGTCGTGGTCGGGGCCTGA
- a CDS encoding LacI family DNA-binding transcriptional regulator, translating to MTDQVTAYDVAARARVSVGTVSRFLTGNGYVGQASRARISKAIEELGYVRSSAASSLRSRKSGMFGFVVSDLRNPFTAELAVAIQERAREVGYVVFLAHTMGLPDRAMEAIDQLQSHGVDGIVITPPASEQLIHRLAELRAGGTPVVGIGLRTKPQVIDLATVDTTTGARQIVDHLVELGHTRIGFLGSDRSSGRYRGYKSGLRAAGIGLDQDLIGIGSSDQSAVWDLAEALLTGKNAPTAIFGFNDATALAVLQRAYQSGLRVPEHLSVVGFDDVDLAAHSVPPLTTMAQPKDELGRRAVDMIIQQLGAGIQEPTTVTLTPKLVIRASTGAPVMR from the coding sequence ATGACCGATCAGGTGACGGCGTACGACGTGGCAGCCCGCGCCCGGGTGTCCGTCGGAACGGTGTCACGGTTTCTGACGGGCAACGGCTACGTCGGCCAGGCGTCACGCGCTCGCATTAGCAAGGCAATCGAGGAACTGGGCTATGTCCGCAGCAGCGCGGCGTCCAGCCTGCGGTCTCGGAAGAGCGGCATGTTCGGATTCGTCGTGTCAGATTTGCGTAACCCGTTCACTGCGGAGTTGGCGGTCGCCATCCAAGAGCGAGCTCGCGAGGTCGGCTACGTGGTGTTCCTGGCGCACACGATGGGGTTGCCGGATCGGGCGATGGAGGCCATCGACCAGCTGCAAAGCCACGGCGTCGATGGAATCGTGATCACGCCGCCGGCCTCGGAGCAACTCATTCACCGGCTTGCAGAGCTGCGAGCGGGCGGCACTCCGGTCGTCGGCATCGGGCTCCGGACCAAGCCGCAGGTGATCGATCTGGCCACGGTCGACACCACGACAGGTGCACGGCAGATTGTGGATCACCTTGTCGAGCTCGGGCACACCCGAATTGGCTTCTTGGGAAGCGATCGGAGCAGCGGCCGGTATCGCGGGTACAAGTCCGGCCTGAGGGCTGCGGGCATCGGGCTGGATCAAGATTTGATCGGGATCGGCTCATCGGACCAGTCAGCGGTGTGGGATCTGGCCGAAGCGCTGCTGACGGGCAAGAACGCACCAACGGCGATCTTCGGCTTCAACGATGCAACCGCATTGGCGGTGCTGCAACGCGCCTACCAGAGCGGTCTGCGCGTGCCGGAGCACCTGTCGGTCGTCGGGTTCGACGACGTCGACCTCGCCGCGCACTCGGTGCCGCCGCTGACCACGATGGCACAACCCAAAGACGAGCTCGGACGTCGAGCCGTCGACATGATCATTCAACAATTGGGGGCCGGCATACAGGAGCCGACAACCGTGACGTTGACCCCCAAGCTCGTGATTCGCGCGTCGACTGGCGCGCCGGTCATGCGCTGA